A genome region from Triticum aestivum cultivar Chinese Spring chromosome 2B, IWGSC CS RefSeq v2.1, whole genome shotgun sequence includes the following:
- the LOC123046714 gene encoding peroxisome biogenesis protein 6 codes for MVERRPRRKPLVLASTQALLDSLPGERRGPAPPPPEPVRLRAGVLRFPARPSGPGCGGEFGDLASFVALPASALRRLAVVTGTTVLVKNTDNNVGRIVKAVVLDRPSLDESKREHPDSEPVASTSSSDHVMGFLPTRSFPADRFAPLDEDVAYVSPLLAFNLGVHISCLKLLIQKGEEPFKFCSKVYEDGSAVSGIGISLHLELLPCPQVPKHALHLRVSIVRIPDCGVLASLKINSAIGGSDYQDMIDQALNEHFKFDRFLASGDVFCIHNDWNCGMISCLACNKENDRLHPPSMIYFKVTGMEPSNEPILRVNRDQTALVLGGSASAPVPPCSFFSANDDSVPLHGEVVEQLASIIAPALCPSNILPRIKFSTFLYGPSGCGKRTVVRHVANHLGMHVVECCCHDLMTSSESGASAALVAAFKEAQKYSPSIILLRHFDAIGNTSSNEGPQSEQSGIAANVESVIKQYTGQRWVVKDSLPARDVIGNSYLVEPECVSSVQVILVATADSAEGMQQSIRRCFRHEVNMKTINEDQRKNLISETLHGVSAVADESIDDKFVKDISVQTSGFMPRDILALVADAGVSFAHKVAVEKSSNDELEGALTASSSTTQKEENYFCKEDILSSLEQAKKRNRAALGTPKVPDVKWEDVGGLEEVKKVILDTIQLPLLYKHLFSSKLPKRSGVLLYGPPGTGKTLLAKAVATECSLNFLSVKGPELINMYVGESEKNVRDIFEKARSARPCVIFFDELDSLAPARGSSADSGGVMDRVVSQLLVEIDGLSDNSQDLFIIGATNRPDLLDSALLRPGRFDKLLYIGVNIEASYRERILKAQTRKYKLHENVSLLSIAQHCPPNFTGADIYALCADAWFHAAKRSVKTLEADPLRNNEAGAEEVIVETEDFITVLGDISPSLSMEELQNYEQLRQKIEGPSR; via the exons GTGCTTGTGAAGAATACCGATAATAATGTTGGTAGGATTGTCAAGGCAGTAGTATTGGATCGGCCATCCCTCGATGAGTCCAAGAGAGAGCATCCTGATTCTGAACCTGTGGCCTCAACCTCTTCTTCTGATCATGTGATGGGATTCTTACCTACTCGCTCATTTCCAGCTGATCGTTTTGCACCCTTGGATGAAGATGTTGCTTATGTTAGCCCACTTTTGGCGTTCAACCTGGGAGTGCATATTTCCTGTCTCAAGCTTCTTATCCAGAAAGGGGAGGAGCCTTTCAAGTTCTGCTCTAAAGTTTATGAGGATGGTTCTGCTGTCAGTGGGATTGGTATTTCTCTTCACTTAGAACTTCTCCCATGCCCACAAGTGCCTAAACATGCTTTGCACTTACGGGTTTCTATTGTGAGGATTCCTGATTGTGGTGTGCTTGCTTCCCTAAAGATAAATTCAGCCATTGGAGGAAGTGACTACCAAGATATGATAGATCAAGCTTTAAATGAACACTTCAAGTTTGATAGGTTCCTAGCAAGCGGGGATGTGTTTTGCATACATAATGACTGGAATTGTGGCATGATCTCTTGCCTAGCGTGCAATAAGGAGAATGATAGACTGCATCCTCCTAGCATGATATACTTTAAG GTAACCGGCATGGAACCATCAAATGAGCCGATTCTTCGTGTTAACCGTGATCAAACAGCCCTTGTCCTTGGGGGGAGTGCTTCTGCTCCAGTCCCTCCCTGCAGCTTCTTTTCTGCCAATGATGATTCAGTCCCTTTGCATGGCGAAGTGGTGGAGCAATTAGCATCCATCATCGCACCAGCATTGTGCCCTTCAAACATTTTACCAAGGATCAAGTTTTCCACTTTCTTGTACGGCCCATCAG GATGTGGAAAAAGAACGGTAGTCAGGCATGTTGCGAACCATCTTGGTATGCATGTGGTTGAGTGTTGCTGTCATGATCTGATGACATCATCAGAAAGCGGGGCATCTGCTGCACTTGTGGCTGCCTTCAAAGAAGCTCAGAA GTATTCTCCTTCTATAATACTTCTTCGCCACTTTGACGCAATTGGGAATACATCCTCCAATGAAGGCCCACAATCTGAGCAATCTGGCATTGCAGCAAATGTTGAGTCTGTCATTAAGCAGTACACTGGACAGCGTTGGGTTGTGAAAGACTCGCTGCCAGCAAGGGATGTGATTGGAAATTCA TACCTTGTGGAACCTGAATGTGTAAGCTCCGTTCAAGTTATACTAGTGGCAACTGCAGACAGTGCTGAAGGAATGCAGCAATCAATTAGGCGATGTTTCCGCCATGAGGTCAACATGAAGACTATAAATGAAGACCAGAGGAAGAACTTGATATCTGAAACACTCCATGGTGTCTCAGCAGTTGCCGATGAg AGTATCGATGACAAGTTCGTAAAAGATATATCAGTGCAAACGTCTGGGTTCATGCCTAGGGATATACTTGCATTGGTCGCAGACGCTGGTGTGTCATTTGCGCATAAAGTTGCAGTGGAGAAAAGCAGCAATGATGAGCTTGAGGGTGCCCTTACTGCAAGCTCTTCTACCACTCAGAAAGAAGAAAATTATTTCTGTAAAGAAGATATTTTGTCTTCCTTAGAACAGGCTAAGAAAAGGAATCGTGCTGCATTGGGCACACCAAAA GTTCCTGATGTCAAATGGGAGGATGTCGGTGGGCTTGAGGAAGTGAAGAAGGTTATTCTAGATACAATTCAG TTACCTCTGTTGTACAAGCACCTTTTTTCTTCTAAATTGCCAAAGCGATCAGGTGTTCTGTTATATGGACCTCCAGGCACTGGGAAG ACATTACTGGCGAAAGCAGTAGCGACTGAGTGCTCATTAAACTTTCTTAGCGTAAAAGGTCCAGAATTGATAAACATGTATGTTGGAGAATCAGAGAAGAATGTCAGGGACATCTTTGAGAAG GCTAGATCAGCACGCCCATGTGTGATTTTCTTCGATGAACTTGATTCCCTTGCTCCTGCACGAGGATCCTCTGCAGATTCTGGAGGTGTGATGGATAGAGTGGTTTCTCAG TTGCTGGTGGAGATTGATGGGTTAAGTGATAACAGCCAG GACCTCTTCATTATTGGGGCTACCAATAGGCCTGACCTTCTTGATTCTGCACTTCTCCGCCCTGGCCGATTTGATAAGCTTCTCTACATTGGTGTAAATATTGAAGCATCATACAGGGAAAG GATACTGAAAGCACAGACTCGCAAGTACAAGCTCCACGAGAATGTATCTCTCTTGTCGATTGCTCAGCACTGTCCTCCAAACTTTACTGGTGCTGATATTTATGCATTATGCGCGGATGCATGGTTTCATGCTGCTAAGCGTTCC GTCAAAACGCTTGAAGCTGACCCTTTGAGAAATAACGAAGCCGGTGCAGAAGAAGTCATTGTCGAGACTGAAGATTTTATAACG GTGTTGGGTGATATCTCGCCGTCATTGTCAATGGAGGAGTTGCAAAACTATGAACAGCTGAGGCAGAAGATCGAAGGACCTTCTAGATGA
- the LOC123042078 gene encoding structural maintenance of chromosomes protein 3, with translation MYIKKVVIQGFKSYREETSTDPFSPKVNVVVGANGSGKSNFFHAIRFVLSDMFQNLRSEDRGALLHEGAGHSVISAFVEILFDNSDNRIPVDREEVRLRRTVSSKKDEYYLDGKHVSKTEVMNLLESAGFSRSNPYYILQQGKIASLTLMKDSERLDLLKEIGGTRVYEDRRRESLKILQETAHKRKQIDQTVHYLEERLRELDEEKEELEKYQELDKERRSLEYNILDHELNDAKNELVSIDDGRRKFSERLSIADNELVDVREKVRRFDKEIRVCTEGLNETNSQKEDTEEKRIEALRVVTQIELDLKDIEDRISNEKRAKDEAVKDLHNVRKESERSKSELAEIIRAHQAKLQEEEDIAKSIMDSENQLSILYQKQGRTTQFKNEAARDKWLQKEIHDLERVLSSNRKQESLLQEEIQKLKYEISNLTNYIESRTSESGKLESALANRQKDYNDFMQQKNALQDERKSLWKQENSMTAEIDRLKEDILKARKSLDYATPGEIRRGLNSVNKILRERPLIKGVFGPVLELVDCEEKFFTAVEVAAGNSLFHVVVENDDISKTIIDVLNKEKGGRVTFIPLNRVHASSVNIPQSSDFVPLLKRLKYHADLRRAFEQIFGRTVVCRDLEIATRVARSNDLDCITLDGDQVSRDGGMTGGFFDYRRSRLKYIKIIRDNETTIQEKTAHLDNVGKELQDIDRKLMDLVTKHQQVDAERDHAKSELEQFKDDITRAMKQKGLLEKALGKKEKSLGNIRNQIEQLQSGIAMKNDEMGTELIDQLTVEERDLLSQLNPEIAGLKEKFVLCKNSRIEIETRKEELENNLSTNLMRRQEELEAIISSVDSELLPLEVRSKEQQLKQWKSNLDELTTLLQANVDAINDFMRKMEQLKKQRDDLKVVQANLEQTVQDAANDLEQLMNRRGMHLAKQAECMKKMRDLGSLPADAFEKYKGKDKNLLQKLLHDRNEQLKQFSHVNQMALDQYVNFNEQRDQLRRRRDELALGDEKIRDLISLLDQKKDESIERTFKGVARHFREVFSELVQGGHGALVMMKKKDGDAEDDDNDEDGPHEADPKGKIDKYVGVKVKVSFTGKGDTQSMKQLSGGQKTVVALTLIFAIQRCDPAPFYLFDEIDAALDSQYRTAVGNVVRRLADMVNTQFIATTFRPEILKVADKIYGVAHKSRVSYIDVVSKEQALGFIEQDQAQNAS, from the exons ATGTATATCAAGAAG GTGGTAATCCAAGGGTTTAAGAGCTACAGGGAGGAGACATCGACTGACCCTTTCAGCCCCAAAGTTAACGTAGTTG TTGGCGCAAATGGATCTGGCAAATCGAACTTTTTCCATG CTATACGCTTTGTCCTAAGCGACATGTTTCAGAACCTGCGCAGTGAGGATAGGGGAGCTCTTCTCCAT GAAGGCGCTGGACACTCAGTTATATCTGCCTTTGTTGAGATACTGTTTGATAATTCGGACAACCGTATTCCA GTTGATAGAGAAGAGGTACGCCTGCGGAGGACGGTTTCTTCAAAGAAGGATGAATACTACCTGGATGGGAAGCATGTTAG TAAAACTGAAGTCATGAATCTGCTGGAGAGTGCAGGCTTCTCTCGCTCTAATCCATACTATATTTTACAGCAGGGGAAG ATTGCATCCCTTACTCTAATGAAAGATTCTGAACGACTGGATCTTCTCAAAGAGATTGGTGGTACGCGTGTTTATGAAGACAGACGTCGGGAGAGCTTGAAAATATTGCAAGAAACAG CCCACAAAAGGAAGCAGATTGATCAAACTGTCCACTACCTGGAGGAAAGATTGAGAGAACTTGATGAAGAGAAAGAAGAACTGGAGAAGTACCAGGAGCTCGACAAAGAAAGAAGATCACTTGAGTATAATATATTGGACCATGAACTGAATGATGCTAAAAATGAATTAGTTTCG ATCGATGATGGTCGAAGAAAATTTTCTGAAAGGTTGTCAATTGCGGATAATGAATTGGTAGATGTACGTGAGAAGGTCAGGCGTTTTGATAAGGAAATAAGAGTCTGTACAGAAGGGCTAAATGAAACTAACTCTCAAAAGGAAGATACTGAGGAGAAGCGTATTGAAGCACTAAGGGTAGTCACTCAGATTGAACTTGATTTGAAAGATATAGAAGATAGAATTTCGAATGAAAAGCGAGCAAAG GATGAAGCTGTGAAGGATTTACACAATGTGAGGAAAGAGAGTGAAAGGTCAAAGTCTGAATTGGCAGAAATTATTAGGGCGCACCAGGCCAAATTACAGGAAGAGGAGGACATAGCAAAAAG CATAATGGACAGCGAGAATCAGCTGAGCATATTGTACCAAAAGCAGGGGAGGACAACTCAGTTTAAGAATGAGGCTGCTAGAGATAAGTGGCTTCAGAAAGAAATTCATGATCTTGAGCGTGTACTTTCATCAAACCGAAAGCAG GAAAGCTTACTCCAAGAAGAAATTCAGAAGCTTAAATACGAAATTAGTAACTTGACGAACTACATCGAGTCTCGGACAAGTGAATCAGGCAAGTTAGAGTCTGCTCTTGCAAACAGACAAAAGGATTATAACGACTTTATGCAGCAGAAAAATGCACTTCAAGATGAAAGGAA GTCCCTGTGGAAGCAAGAAAACAGCATGACAGCTGAAATCGATAGGCTAAAGGAAGATATTTTGAAGGCACGGAAGAGTCTGGACTATGCCACACCCGGG GAAATCAGGAGAGGCTTGAATTCTGTTAACAAAATTCTCAGGGAGAGGCCTCTTATTAAAGGAGTTTTTGGTCCAGTGTTAGAACTGGTTGACTGTGAAGAAAAGTTTTTTACAGCTGTTGAGGTCGCTGCTGGAAATAG cttgttccATGTGGTGGTTGAAAATGATGATATATCAAAGACGATAATTGACGTATTGAACAAGGAAAAAGGTGGACGGGTGACCTTCATACCGCTGAATAGGGTGCATGCTTCAAGCGTCAATATTCCACAAAGTTCTGATTTCGTTCCACTTTTAAAGAGGTTAAAGTATCATGCCGATCTTCGCCGCGCTTTTGAACAG ATTTTTGGTAGGACAGTTGTATGCCGGGATCTGGAAATTGCGACCAGGGTTGCACGCAGCAATGATCTAGATTGCATCACACTTGATG GTGATCAAGTTTCAAGGGATGGTGGTATGACAGGAGGTTTCTTTGACTATAGGCGCTCAAGACTGAAGTACATAAAAATAATTAGGGACAATGAAACAACAATCCAGGAAAAGACGGCCCATCTAGATAATGTGGGAAAAGAGCTACAGG ATATAGATAGAAAACTCATGGATTTAGTTACCAAACATCAACAAGTGGATGCCGAACGTGATCATGCCAAGTCGGAGTTGGAACAGTTTAAAGATGATATTACCAGGGCAATGAAGCAAAAGGGATTGCTCGAGAAAGCCCTTGGAAAAAAG GAAAAATCACTCGGCAACATCCGCAACCAAATTGAGCAACTCCAATCTGGCATTGCAATGAAAAATGATGAGATGGGCACAGAACTAATTGACCAGCTAACAGTTGAAGAAAGGGATCTTCTTTCACAGCTGAATCCTGAAATCGCTGGATTGAAGGAGAAGTTTGTCTTGTGTAAAAACAGTCGCATTGAG ATTGAAACAAGAAAAGAAGAACTGGAGAACAATTTATCAACTAATCTGATGAGGCGTCAGGAAGAGCTGGAAGCGATAATTTCATCTGTGGATTCTGAACTCTTGCCTCTTGAAGTCAGATCAAAAGAGCAGCAGCTGAAACAGTGGAAGAGCAATCTTGATGAGTTGACTACACTTCTGCAGG CTAATGTTGATGCTATTAATGACTTTATGCGAAAGATGGAGCAACTGAAAAAACAAAGGGATGATCTGAAG GTGGTTCAAGCTAATTTGGAGCAGACTGTGCAAGATGCAGCGAACGACTTGGAACAGTTGATGAACAGAAGGGGCATGCATCTGGCCAAGCAAGCTGAGTGTATGAAAAAGATGCGAGATTTGGGCTCGTTGCCCGCTGATGCTTTTGAAAA GTACAAGGGAAAAGATAAGAATCTGCTGCAGAAGCTGCTTCATGACCGCAATGAGCAGTTGAAGCAATTTAGTCATGTCAACCAAATGGCTCTTGACCAGTATGTGAACTTCAATGAACAACGCGATCAACTGCGAAGAAGACGGGATGAACTTGCCCTTGGTGACGAG AAAATTCGAGACTTGATATCGCTTTTAGACCAAAAAAAGGATGAATCGATCGAACGAACATTTAAAGGAGTTGCAAGGCACTTCCGCGAAGTGTTCTCTGAATTAGTGCAAGGTGGCCATGGAGCCTTGGTTATGATGAAGAAAAAG GATGGTGATGCTGAAGACGATGACAATGATGAGGACGGGCCTCATGAAGCAGATCCTAAAGGGAAAATCGACAAGTATGTCGGCGTGAAAGTCAAG GTTTCCTTCACTGGCAAGGGAGACACTCAGTCCATGAAACAGTTGTCCGGGGGACAGAAGACAGTGGTGGCATTGACACTCATTTTTGCCATCCAACGATGTGATCCGGCTCCGTTCTACCTCTTCGACGAGATCGACGCCGCTCTGGATTCTCAGTACAGAACAGCCGTCGGCA ATGTGGTGCGACGTCTGGCTGACATGGTGAACACACAGTTCATCGCAACCACATTCCGGCCGGAGATTCTGAAAGTCGCGGACAAGATCTACGGCGTGGCGCACAAGAGTAGGGTGAGCTACATCGACGTGGTATCCAAGGAGCAAGCGCTGGGCTTCATTGAGCAGGACCAAGCGCAAAATGCCAGCTGA